CACCAGCAATCCCTTCAGTATTCAGGGTCATTCACGTCAGAAACTTGACAAAACTCCATTCCAGTTCGAACAATTGAATCCACATCAACGTTGTGTGAAGAAAGCGAATGACCACACTTCAGCATCAAGATTCCGGGACCTAATCGTTAGTCTAGGTGCAGGGGGCTTGGTCAAACATCCATCTTTGGCAGCGTCTAACCGTTATCACCAGAGTGGCCTTAGACGTTCGACAAGATCGCAGGTAAttcttcaatatatttttagtgATTTTAACTGTGTTTGCTATAGAATAGATGAAGGGTGTTGTGATGGCCAACCTCGCTCGAGTATTCAAgaaattccttcctaccggtaGCAATTTGCtacacctgggtgaagagtgaCACATTTAGATAAACAACATTAGATGAAAATTAACAATGTAGGACCTTATTTTTATGCAGTTGATTTCCCCAATAATGTTTCTAAAGCGTTGTAGAGTCCAAAGTAACGGGGTTGAAAGAGATTTGTTTGGGTGATTCATTATAGAGGACCATCACGAAACCATCCTGGAAACGATTTGTTCAGAATCATAACGAAGAAAAATCTTCCAatgttatttcatataaaaacagTATTCTGATTATTTTTAACAGTACATTATACagtttcaaaataatgtaaaaagtaAAATTGGTGAATTGTCTCAATCGTTTCCAATTAATTTGATATTAGACGAAAGCATGACGCAAATTCATAACACGTGCGAGCTAAATTGCTCGGTAATCAACATGAAATCTAAGAAGTGTGAAATAGTTTTCGCAATGAATAAATGCGAAATGCTGGAGCTATGCTATAATCATATTCCTTTAGAACTGTGAAATACTTATATTAAGTGGGCGTCGACATATTTTCTTGTTCTAAGTGCGACTTTTTCTCGTTATCACTGTTTCCTCTTGCAGGtgaatgaaaatcattttctaCTCCCATTTCTTCAAACGATTAGTTCGCATTTTGGTGAATACCTCCGCAGGGTCCTGGGATGTCAGGCAGAACATAGAACTTACGTCGCCCAACCAAGAAGCTCTCGTTTATCCGCTCCGTCTGTAGACCCAATacaatcaatttcatcatcatcatcctcattaaaCGAGCAGCCACAGTCTCATTCATCTCTTATATCTGAAAGATCTGCACCTCAGGTACCAAACATCCCTATCCTGCCACCCTTTAAACAAAGACCATACACTAAAGGGAAGACAGAATCACAAGAGCCTCGAACGCCCATCTTCCCCAGTACAAGGCAAGTTGGACATCACAAAGCGCCCTCTACGGCTTCCTTTCCAAAGTCGTCAGTATCACCATCCAGACCGATACAGAGATCACCGCACATTGATAAACCATTGGAACCACCAAGGATTGAAGATATCGTGAACACCGAAGAGGTGAACATCAATTCACAGTCATCAAGGTCGGATAGTTCTGTGCCACAGCCATTTGAAGAACTGCCTTTCTCCCCGCCACCTGTCGATATGAGTGGTCTACCACCCCCTGTATTTGCAAGTAGTGATTCCAGTGCGTCATCTCTCCCGGATATTGTTCAGACGATTTCAGTAAGTACATCTCCGATTAATCAGTATTTTAAGTATTTGATTTGACAAAGATCTTCTTGATCTTTAGGAAAAAAAACGAACATTTGCATTCCTTAATATTGTGTCCTGTATAGGAAATATCGCATTACACCTGGGTAAATGATCAGAAATTGAGTAAATATACATGATAGAAGAGCTTTTTGAAACTAACATGCCTGAGGATAGATGTACAATTTGAACCTTAAAGTAACGATTAAATTATCCAGCTGTAATCTTACACCCTTTAAACGCTGCAAAATGTTTTACAAACACACaatcctttccctttctttggTTGTCAGGATTCCTCTTCTCGCTTCACACCCGTAAACCCTTCAATTACTTTCACTTCACCCGGTTTACAGCCGCACCGAATGAGCGAGGTATCACTGCTTCCAACAACCGCCGATCCGACTGGGTCGTCGCCACCACCCTCCAGTCCTGTTACTACTTTAAGTCTTACGAGCCACCCATCCCACACCTCACATCCGCCACCATTCACCTCTTCAACAATGACATCGTCATCTCGGCTTTCAGCTAACAGTCAACCTGGGCAGTCTCAGGGTACATTGTATTTCGGACCTCCAGGGGTTAGTAGAGCACTATCAGTGGGCCCAGACATATATCTGGGATTGTGTAGTCAAACTTTGATCCAAGATCTAACTAGTGCATCGTTGGGACATTGTATGTATCGCTCTGATATTACCGGTTGTAACCATTGGTAACGGGGATTCTGTTGGGGCATCATTAGCGTCACAACGTTTCTGTAAGGCCGGTACAGGATGTTTGAATACTTTATTGTCGGACACCATAGTTACATATGAAATTTGGCATCCAATATAAAGCTAGAACCGTGTCTTTCACGGAATGATCATTCAAACGTCTTTATTTCTAATCCTCATATTTCAACTTTACTTTTACCAATTTTATCATTGGTTATTCCCAATGGGCACAGTAGGTTGTTTTATTCCATCTTCGTGTAGTTGTTTAATATTTATGTTAATtccataatatacatgtatggctgGAAACTATTTAATCAATCATTAGTTTTATGTCTCTTGTAATTCCGTTTAAGCCAGGTTTACCTGATTAATTTACATTTATACGCTTATCCCATAAAAAATCTCTTTATGGAGCTCAACCAAACTTATCGACatcctttcatttttctttttactcgTTCTGGCACGGTTATACATTATCTCCAATTCTTTAAAGAAACCCCCTTTGAATATAATTTCTGTTTATAATTTTGCTCATGCAAGCACATACATTGTCTACTCACTTGATCCCAATAGAATATTGTGATTACAAATATCCAAGATTCAAGTCATCCAACAATTATATACAATCAttctactctttttttttatttcaccatGTACAATGATATACGTAAAATTGATCTTTTACTTTCACAcgtcattttgtatttattgtgtGTTTTACGTTGTAAAAAAAtcgcaattcagcctttggctgcgatTAAGCTTCAATTTCATATTAGACAAATTAATGGTGAGATGAAGAAAAGGCGTAGTGAACGATGAGCATCGTTTCCAAGTTCCAAAGAAAGATGTAAATGCTCTGCGCGTCTTTCAGAACTGCTTTCCCGTATTTCCAATCGTTCTGTCTACGCTGAAAAGAAGTGATTGGATCTTATCTTCATCTAGGTGCCCAATTCCAAATCCTGTGCACTTTTTCGAATCGGTTTCCTTTAATTTACTTTATCTAGAACAGCCCTCTTACATGATTATGAGATAAGTGAATCACTCTGTCACGCTATTGAACTGCGAAGTTGCATGCCAGCATGAATTACCTTGACCAACTGTCCCCCGGAGTTTAAGGCCTATTAACTATCTTAATAATTAAGGCATTTTCCGTTGTATCATTTTAAATCTCTTAGTCCGATGTGAAGGTGTTAGTGGAAGCCAATGGTGTTCTAAGGCAGTGGCGTATAGCAGTTCCTCCAATGTTTGGTATCATCGACCTCCTGAGGTACCTGGCCCGTGAACAAGCGGAACCCATCAACCTATCCACCCTGGATCCACACTGCTTCGTGTTGACACGTATGTTGGGTTTACGGATCGACGAATCACACATCTGGACCGTGACCGTGATAACATTACAGCAAGAGGTAATCATGTATAATAGACCTATCTCGAAGTGCTGCGTTGAGGTGCATTGCGATGCGCTGCCCCAAACCTTTCAAGATAAGCTCCTACTTGTCTGGGGTTGTGTTGAAAAATGGACTGGTGCATTAACTCAACCTTTTTAAATAAGGGGGAGGGGTGCTATCTTGAAAGGTTCCGTTAACAAGTCGTCTATGATGAGAATAACGTAAcgaaatattgaatttggaaTGCAGCTGGCctgtgtacaaaaaaaaatttaaaacttaccatctgttttttttttcctttcactaCTTTGATTCATCATGAACAGCTGATCTGAAAGGCCATGTAAAGacttttgtttcaaattcataattttgaatcTTTCACTCTCAAGTACTGATTCGTAAATTTAAGTGATTATATATGATTGATACATAAAATCAATTAACGCATTATTtttaagaccccccccccccccacgatcGCTTGTCTCGAAAGGTTGCGTCAACGCACCACTCAAGTACAAAACCCTTCGAGACAAGCGGGGAGCTTTTCTCGAAAGGTTGGGTTAATTAGCGCAACGCATCACAATGGAACGCAACACTTCGAGATAAGCCATAATGTAAAAGATTTTTCACAAGGTTACTTGTGCATTTAACGCCGAACTCCTTGTCATTAGCAACAGTAGTAATTTGGGTGATGTTATCTAACGAATAGCAACAATCTGTCAAATGTTGGCAAATTGATCtttttaggattttttttcaaaaaccggAAGTATCACTTGTCAAACAATAGCCGATTTTTCGAATCCTTTGCTACCAAAGGAAGGAAAGTTTTCTTTATATAAAATAACTTAAGACATGTGGTCGCAGATGTCAGAAGAGGGTAGATCAAGCAGCATTTTGGTTCCCTAGGAGTAATATCAAGAATACAAGAATTGCAGATTTTACTGAAACAGAATTGAGTCCATGATAAGTGAGGTATATGTACACAAGCAAAAACTGTGATGTTAAccgatgtacatagaggaccacaccagttacttgacaccggtgttaaattggtggtgttatttttacacctaaacgtgttatttcaacacctatggttgttacatttacactcgtTGGTGTTATGTGCAATCTCTAGGTTGTTAtattaacacctcagggtgtggtcctctattaacgccaaatggtgtcagttttaacaccacagtttttcaCAGTGTATGTTCTGGCCCATACCTATCCCCTGATACCGCAATAAGACAGCTAATGCAGAGTAGTATTGTTATGATATGTGGTATCGAAGGAATTCAAGAAGTATTGGAATATACCCAATAGTATGTCAATGTTTATTAATGATAACGTTGTCTTATAAATGACCGGAGAGCATGCGATTAGCTGTGGATTTTAAGAAACCTAATTTCGAAGTTCCAATAGATATCTTTATGTAAGTTTAACACAACATGGTTGTAACAGGCCTCATCGGGCGTAGTTGAGAACACCAATAGTTGATGCGATTTAATGTATACAATTCTATACTTTGTTGTTACTTAAGATTTATATTCTATTTCTGACACTGTAGGCGCTGTGATACTTTTTGTCTATAGCGCATATAAATAatcgtcattattattaatattattattattaacagtCAACTAAGGAATCTCCTTTTCCTGTTTTACAAGTCAACCGTAATTCAGTCAATCTTgatattaaatttcatttgttgCTTTGGTAATCTGACATCTGCTAGCAGGAAAAGACTAGAACGAATAAGGAAAACCGTTCAACGTATCATCGGGACAGACTTAG
This window of the Lytechinus variegatus isolate NC3 chromosome 14, Lvar_3.0, whole genome shotgun sequence genome carries:
- the LOC121427711 gene encoding mucin-2-like isoform X1 encodes the protein MGDWGLSLLLIFSTVVHEISAVHGKPFPWQSRHGFLSSSEFYSPTQYRKTPSATRITSNPFSIQGHSRQKLDKTPFQFEQLNPHQRCVKKANDHTSASRFRDLIVSLGAGGLVKHPSLAASNRYHQSGLRRSTRSQVNENHFLLPFLQTISSHFGEYLRRVLGCQAEHRTYVAQPRSSRLSAPSVDPIQSISSSSSSLNEQPQSHSSLISERSAPQVPNIPILPPFKQRPYTKGKTESQEPRTPIFPSTRQVGHHKAPSTASFPKSSVSPSRPIQRSPHIDKPLEPPRIEDIVNTEEVNINSQSSRSDSSVPQPFEELPFSPPPVDMSGLPPPVFASSDSSASSLPDIVQTISDSSSRFTPVNPSITFTSPGLQPHRMSEVSLLPTTADPTGSSPPPSSPVTTLSLTSHPSHTSHPPPFTSSTMTSSSRLSANSQPGQSQGTLYFGPPGSDVKVLVEANGVLRQWRIAVPPMFGIIDLLRYLAREQAEPINLSTLDPHCFVLTRMLGLRIDESHIWTVTVITLQQEVIFQDRCLPSSNLFILPGYTLVFRYTQT
- the LOC121427711 gene encoding melanoma-associated antigen C1-like isoform X2, coding for MGDWGLSLLLIFSTVVHEISAVHGKPFPWQSRHGFLSSSEFYSPTQYRKTPSATRITSNPFSIQGHSRQKLDKTPFQFEQLNPHQRCVKKANDHTSASRFRDLIVSLGAGGLVKHPSLAASNRYHQSGLRRSTRSQVNENHFLLPFLQTISSHFGEYLRRVLGCQAEHRTYVAQPRSSRLSAPSVDPIQSISSSSSSLNEQPQSHSSLISERSAPQVPNIPILPPFKQRPYTKGKTESQEPRTPIFPSTRQVGHHKAPSTASFPKSSVSPSRPIQRSPHIDKPLEPPRIEDIVNTEEVNINSQSSRSDSSVPQPFEELPFSPPPVDMSGLPPPVFASSDSSASSLPDIVQTISPHRMSEVSLLPTTADPTGSSPPPSSPVTTLSLTSHPSHTSHPPPFTSSTMTSSSRLSANSQPGQSQGTLYFGPPGSDVKVLVEANGVLRQWRIAVPPMFGIIDLLRYLAREQAEPINLSTLDPHCFVLTRMLGLRIDESHIWTVTVITLQQEVIFQDRCLPSSNLFILPGYTLVFRYTQT